DNA from Pelodiscus sinensis isolate JC-2024 chromosome 1, ASM4963464v1, whole genome shotgun sequence:
CTGACAcctcagcagggctggccaggagctgtTGGAGCCAGCATGTTAATCAGTGCTGGAGTCAGAGGCCATGTGTGAGGAAAGCCAGAGGGCCTGGACGTCAGAAAAACAATACAGCCAAGCTCTGAACTGCTGCCTCCAGTTCCTGAGGAGTGACCCTTGTTCACTCCAGCCTGTTCTCACTGTCTCCCCAGATGTGGCGGCACAGCTGGAGCCATCCTGACCTGTCCCCTGGAAGTGGTGAAGACACGTCTGCAGTCATCCTCATTGGCCCTGCGGCCTCTCTGCCTCCCTGAAGTGCAGCTACAGGGGCTGAGCGGGGGACTTGTGCGtccagccctcccctctcctggcgTGCTCCAGTTGATGAGGTGAGCTGGGGAAAGGGTTACTCGCATGTGTAACTTGGCAATCCCAGTAGTTCGGGCTGGGGGAGTCAGAGCTGAGCACGCCGAGGGAGACAGGTGAGAGGTGGAAGTGGGTTTAGAGATGAAAGCCATAGAGAGGAAGAGGCATCAGGGCACAGGGTGTGTTTTCTCATACATCATGTCTCTCTCagctctgtgggtgtgtctgcaCCACAGTCACACCCAGGGGTGGCCCATGTCGCCTGACTCAGGCTCACGGAACTGTTTAATTGCAATCTAGATGTCCATTTTCGGACTGGACTCTGTGCTTGGGACCCTGTGAAGTGGgaaggtcccagagctcaggctgcagcctcagctggagtgtctACACCGCAGCCTGAGCCCCATAAGCCTGAATCAGCTGACGGGTCAGCTGAAGGTGGGCAGAAGCCCCCCTCTAttgctctgctccagcaacaCTTAACTAGCTGCTGAGTCCAGGAGGGGGCTACAGGAGAAGCTGCAGCCCAGAGAGGGTGGAAAGGGTTTGTGGCCTGGGGAAGAGGCATCTGACTCAACTGAACATCTGGGTGGTAGTGTTCAGATTTATTTGTTCATCTGCTGAAAAGGGGTGAACCTGGACCCTGCTGTGTGGTCTGAGCAGCCAGTAGCACACATGGGTTGAGAACCACCGCTACAGCCCTATATGGTATAACTACTctgctccggggtgagaaaaggcCACCCCGAGGAACAGTTATACCAACCTGACCCAGGTGTAGACAGCACTGTGTCCGTGGGAGAGCTTCTCTTGGGAGAAGCAGCAGCTTTATTGATGCAGGTAGATTGGAGAAGCTCTTGCTGTTGGCATAGTAACATCCTCATCAAGGTGGCCAAACTGAGCTTGAAAAGGAGATGGAAtttaccaatgtacattgccaGAGAGCCACAGTAATATGCCAGCAGCCCTGTCAGCTCTGTCCCCAGCGCCTCacgcctgccagcagccctgctgatcAGCACGCCCCTGTTTCCCAGCATGCAGGAGTCTCTGGAGGGAAAGAGAATGGAGCAGGAGCACAGCAGGCTTGGGGGAGATTCGGAGTGGAGGTAGGGCctcgggcagagctgggggttgagcagtgagcaccccctcccccactggcaaATTTGAAAGGTAGTGCCTGTAGCTCCCGCCCCGGAGTCAGTGCCTGTGCAAGGAGCCCAACACTCATTTCTGAAGAGCCGTGTGCCGCTCCAGAggcgcaggttggccacccctgatcttcACTACAGCACAACAGTGGCTCTGCTGTGCTGGTGCTGCACTGATGTGAAGATGAGTCCTGAGGCagcttctggggctgggaggaaggaggccaggagagatgccaagaggaaaggaaagcagtgtgaggggcaggaggaacAGGAGAACTGGCAGACTGGTCCCATTCCTCCTTTGATTTGATTTGTTCCTTTCTTGCACAGGGCCATCCTAGAGAAGGAAGGGATCCGCTCCCTCTTCCGAGGCCTGGGTCCCAACCTGGTTGGAGTTGCCCCCTCCAGGTAAGAATCACGTAGTGAGGACATTCCCCCTCTCCAACAGGGCCTCACAAAGCCACACCCGTCAAGGTCCTTATCAGTCAGTCCCCACTGTGTCCAGGCCCCAGATACTGTCCATGGGGGCACTTAATGGAGGCCCCTTTACATGGCCTGTGAGGCTGCGGGTGGCACCTGGTGTCAGGTGTGGATGTTCTGAGGCATCCTCAGTGCAGGGTCTGTCTGGCGTAAGTTATGTGAAGGCAAAGTCCCTTCATGATCTTTCCTCCACATGGATCTTGGCCTCTCATTTTCTGTTTATCCACATCCTTGCTCGCCTCTTCAGTATTTCCCCAATTTACCTCCACATCCCAGAGTCTGTTTATTCACCCCCAGCTGTGACCTTGGTCCCAGCCTCTCATTGTCTTCACATCAGTGCTACTCCTCTTGGGTGAGTTTTCACTCCAAGTGTGCGTCTCTCCCCAACCAGGGCCATCTATTTTGCTGCCTATGCCGGGGCTAAGGAGAAGCTCAATGTTGTCTTCGTACCCGAGTCCAAGAAAGTTCACATGCTCTCGGCAGTCTGTGCAGGTGAGCTTCTTGCATGATGGATTAGGCCAGTGGGCCCATTTAGCTTGAGGGCCCTCTCTGATGCCACTGCTCTGACTGTCCTCATTCACGTAATCACCTCGTTTCTTCAGTAGCCCTGCTGATGCGCTTTCTCCCACCCCATCCTGCTCAGTAGTTTCCTAAGTCAGTAAAACTCAACAGGAAACAGTCCTCTGTCTTAATTCACCTTACGTCCATCAGCCACTCAGTGTCTGCTCTAGGCAGggtcaggagccaaattagcaatcagCATTACCCAAAAAGTCAGTCCTATGGCTTCATTGTTTCATTTGCTAGACTGCTACCGAGTCATATTTAAACAGGATGGCAGGAAATACgtagtttttatattttttatatatatttctcATAGCAAAATGACTGACCTTAGCATTTTATCAATGGTAATTGGTTAATGACATAGTGCAAACTTATTGCAAGTGGTTAATAATTAAAGTGCATTATTTTAATACTATGTGCTGGAAAAAGCTGCAGGAGACATGttaaagagccacttgtggcTTGCAggcctcagtctgagtatcatTGGCCTAGGTCTTTGATTGCCTTGGAAAACAAGACTCCCTACAGGAGGTCTCCCCTAGAGGAGACCCGCACACACCAGCTCAGCAGTCCTGCTGCCTTTCCTGCTCTTGTTGTCTTCCCTTTTGCTAATGAGACCCTCCACCTTCAGCAGACCTcattgcttcctgctgctccctccaGATTCAGCCTCCCTCTTTCTGGTTCCAGGCACAAAACGAGGCTATAATCATTGTGATGATCTCTTCTGACCTGTAGGACGCAGGCCTTAGATCATTTATAATGTGCACCTTACTTGgtatctgaatttgtctagtttccaTTTCTAGTCGATGGACCTTTCTGTGCCTGACTAAGGagctcattattaaatatttgttccccattgtggtcaagtcaccccttaaccttctatTTGTTAGTTTACCAGACTGAGCTCCTGGAGTCTCTCACTGTAATGCAGGCTTTCTGAGCCCTCATTCTCCCAGTACATTCCAATGTATCAGTCTCCTACCAGCAGTGGTTGCACCATTGCCAGATACAGACGGGTGGCCCCAGTAAGGGAAAGCAGAGCCCAACAGGCCTCTCCTTAGAGCTCTTCACCTCCAAAGGAcccctgaactagggatgttaaatcccaCTTAATTAGTTCACtgattaaacattaagtttaaccagtcAACAGATTAAATTGGGTAGGtgggggggctggcctgcagcagaccTGGTAAGCCTTACCTAtgaagggtgaggcttaccattTAACTGGTCAACCAGTTAACTATGAACCTGAACTGGGTCCAGATTGATAAGAGCTGCAGATTAACTAGCATTCAAAGAGCGAACTCCCCACAAGCTGTCTGcactgttgtgtcccctctccgGTGCCTGGCAGACCTCTGAGctttccccttccactccctAGGAGTCACCTCTGCCACACTCACCAATCCCATCTGGCTGGTGAAAACCCGGATGCAGCTGGAAGCCCGGTAAGGAAGGAGGCACGTGTAACACAGActgcatggggctggctgggacctCCTGACAGAACATGTGCTGCCAGGCTACTGTGGAAAAGTAAACGATGTTAATGAGCTTCCCAACATAGCTGTGGGGTACCCAGGAATAGGAAGGGCTGAGTTTTAGCAGAGTGGGGGATGTAGGGTTGATCCGCGTTGAGCGCTAGTGGCACAGTTGTGTGCATGCGTGATTCTTATCCCCCTTGATCTCTGCAGGGCAAGAGAGGAGAAGCACAGTAATGCCCTACAGTGTGCCATGCGAGTGTACCGCATGGAGGGTCTGCGGGGATTTTACCGGGGAATCAGTGCCTCCTACGCTGGAGTCTCTGAGACAGTCATCCATTTTGTCATCTACGAGGCCCTGAAACAAcggctgagggagcagcagccactcctccccgcaGCCCTTGCATTTGCACCCAACTGCCGTGATTTCTGTGGTCTCATGGCAGCTGCTGCCATCTCCAAGACATGTGCCTCTTGCATTGCATACCCACATGGTGAGcaggttcccccacccccacgcgcCTGCTGGGAGGAGCCTGGCCTGCAGAGGGGCTCTCTAACATCCCTTTGTTTTCCCAGAGGTCATCCGGACACGGCTGCGAGAAGAAGGGTCCCGCTATCGCTCCTTTGTGCAGACCCTgcggctggtggtccatgaagaGGGACCCCTGGCTCTGTACCGAGGACTCCTGGCCCAGATGATGCGCCAGATCCCCAACACAGCTATCATGATGGCTACCTATGAGCTGATCATCCACTTGGCCACCAAAGTGtgactgcacaagcacacagcccAGCCCCTTATTGAGGTTGCTGGTGTGCACAGGAGACCCACAGTTTTCTGACTTGACATGTGTTCCTGTTCCACGAGGCAGTGCTGTTTCCTCTGTAGCAGGCGGCCTGCGTGGTAATGAACTTGGGTGTGGCAGTCTGCCCATCTGCTGACAGGATGCAGTGTTCTCAGGCCAAAGAGCTGGTTCTGGGTGGAGTCTTCAGCTCCACTGGGGGCTGCGTGACCTCTAGCATCAGCCTCCAAAAAGTGGTAACTGGTCTGATGCCCTGAGGAGTCAGTGAACAAGCTACAGTGTGTGCAGCGGGGCTCCCAGGGTATGGAGTTCAGGGGAGAAAGAGACAAAGGAAGATAAATAAATCAGATTTATATTTATAGTAGAAGGATTTcccagtgttgctcgggtccttaactcaatttttgttttcctttatttcagtcattgctgtgggtggggctggggtgaggggttcACTGTGCAGGCTGCCTCAGGAGCGAGAACAGCTCTGGCCCTCACTCAtcacagcaacttggggccaagtgagaagagTCTTTCCAGGgtagctccagtgggcacagctgggggaggggcacatgtcccccagctggggcagatccagagtcatctgccctctgtgctcccagccagagtgaggaatgcaacaaactgaaCATTTGCCTTGCTCCCTGACATAGGAGAAGAGCTCCCCTACCTTCTCTAGAGGGTGCaatgtgtggggctggagcagtcctgggaagggggagcccccagccagcccctttcacttgcttgGGGCTTCTATCtcctttctgtttggttttatgagaagcaatcccattccaagcacatctcattgtcctggcacaaccaaaccctgaccttgctttaagtgatgGTAAGCAGAAGCTGCCTagtaaatttggtggtcctagctctcaccatttagaagttcttgagcacactgacagacacacaaactctaaTATACAGTAGATGCACAAAAAATAAAGGGAGGCAGGATTCCAGTCTGACTTACAAGCAGCTGCGTGGTTCAACCCTTCCAGCATCTCTAGTGGGCTAGTCCCATCACCTTTGTGCACATGCTAGGAAGTAGGTGTATAGAAAAGTGCCACTTCTTTTGGGCCTGGCCTATCAGTAGATAGGAGGAGTAAACAAATCTGAAGGAAACAATGTAGCAGACCTCCGAGGAGGAGACCTTTAACCACTCCTTGGGATTTTACACAGAGTCGGGGTCTCTAAACCAAGTACTCACCCCTACTGTTCTCTTCCAAAAAATTCTAACAACCCAATACAGGCATCCCCAGGGCATGATGCTTAGCAGGCATTTTGCATCATCCCCTGAGGGGAGTTATGAGTGTGCTAACCTGTGGAAAGAATCCAAGAGCAGAGCAGTTAATGGCTGTTTCCCCTCTGTGGGAAGGTCAGGACCAGGTGTTAGAAATCAGCCCCATGGGTCAGGAAAAAAAGGGATGCATCCTGTCCTGGGCAGCTTGTGTTCCCACAAGTGCCCTCTATCCCTTCCTTAGTTCTGTTCTCTGCAGGAACGTATCTGCAACAGCCCAGCTCTACCTTCAAGAGGTGCTGCAACACTAGAGACAAATACAAAAAACCCAAATGCTGGATGCCCAAGTGTGAAACCTACTGTTCTGGGCCTGTGAATAGGCACTTAGAAGGTGGATGTGGATAATGAAGTTGAGGGATTTGTCACTacgctaaggctacgtctacactggcgacttcttgtgcaagaacgcaaaaacttgccaggtgtctacactgcaagcgcattcttgcgcaaataaagcTACAGTCTACCAtctgaaaacagggcttcttccagaagagttatttctctcctcacaaggaagaagcccttttgtgcaagagctcttacacaagaaaacagtgtagacgggcaacgtaaatttcttgtgcaagaaacccctatggctaaaatggccatcagagctttcttgcgcaagagagcatccacattgccattgacacttgcgcaaaagcacatgccagtgtagacacactcttgtggaagactttttgtgcaagaattcttccgcaaaacagttcttgcacaagaagataccagtgtagacgtagcctaagagtataGAAAAATATGACTCATATGAAAATATCAAATCTGTAACTGAAGTACTACTCCTACTACCTCCTTGAAGCTACTGCAGAGGGAACAGACTGCCTAAAACTAAGGCCCTACTTTGATGGATAAAAAGCTTTCTGTAGTTTTCAGCTGCCTCACTGCAGGCAACATGTTGTAAAATCACACCCTTTTGCCTAGAGAGGGCTACCTGCTGCCCTTTGAGCATCctttccacctcctgcctctcagaATGAAGAATCCTGAAGGCTGTgggtgtgtttattttaaatccttttattttaaaatccacTTTGTTCCCACCTCCTTTCACTCATTTAGGGTTATTGACAACTTTACAAAGCGACACAAGCTGCAGGTTTTTGTGTTTTTTCGCATCGAACAAGAATAAACCTCAATGACAACATTGAAaaaatatacaatatatataATAGGTGGGGGCCTGCAGCTGACCCCACTTGCTCAAACCTTGCTGGTGGGTATTTCCTTCCCCATGGTTTCTAAGCATTCTACTTTCTCCCCATAGGGCCCTGCACTATCCTGtcctcaggaggaggaggggcctaATGCTCGAGGGCGTAGGAAaggagcccctgccccagcctgtggTGTTGGGGAAGAAGAGAGGTTTAGAGTATAAAGTGCCCTCCCCCGGGCACTGCTCCTTTGTGAAAATGGCAGAGGAAGAGGGAGTAGGCAAGAGAAGGGGTTGAGGGAAAGGAATGTGTgtacgggggtgggggtggggaagaggctaTTCCCCCCCTCAGGCTGCATGGTGGAGGTGGGGATCTTTCTGGTTAGCAtcctggcttccctcctcccacagcaCAGGTCTTCTAGTAACAACGGGGGCCATCTCTCTTGCCCACGATGCGCTGGTCATCTGCATCATCGCTGCCTGGGGTGTCCGGTGTCTCTGAGTCACTGCTGTCATTGTCGTCGTCTTGCATTCCCACCACAGCTCTGCTCTCCCCATGCGCTGCTGCCCTCTCCTGGCAGCTCTGATAGGACTGTGCAGAAGGAACATGGGGGGTAAGTGATGAGCTCAGACCAATATGGCCACACAGAAACCAACCTCATTTTCCTCCTCCCATCTCACCTCCATGGGGTTGACAATGATGGTGAGGGCTGAGTCGTCCCAGAACATGTCACTCTCCTTGCTACCAGCTCCCGCACGGCCTCCCTCGGCAGCCCCTGGAGCCTCGTGCCCAGTGCCCCGGCGGTGCAGGGAGTGGATGCGCAGGATGCCCAGGATGACCATGAGAGCCAAGAAGCCCACGCACACCACGATGATGATGGTAGCTGCGCTGGGGACCACTGGAAGGGGAAGCATACATGTGAGGTTACAAACATCGGACCCAACAGAAACAAGGAGCCCTGGGACATCTGGAAGACTTAACACGTTTATGTGGGCAGACTTgtttgtgggctggagcccattttgtcagatgcatgaagtggaaactacCGTTTGGCAAGGACACACCCACCTTTGCATCTGTGTACACATCCGCTGCGCTGCAGATGTCACTTGGTGTGCCTGACAGAGTGAGCTCCAGCCTGCGCCTAACCAA
Protein-coding regions in this window:
- the LOC102463825 gene encoding solute carrier family 25 member 36-like, which translates into the protein MGGGGHAAGREPGAPRATRQSAPGMPCRSMLLHLLAGGCGGTAGAILTCPLEVVKTRLQSSSLALRPLCLPEVQLQGLSGGLVRPALPSPGVLQLMRAILEKEGIRSLFRGLGPNLVGVAPSRAIYFAAYAGAKEKLNVVFVPESKKVHMLSAVCAGVTSATLTNPIWLVKTRMQLEARAREEKHSNALQCAMRVYRMEGLRGFYRGISASYAGVSETVIHFVIYEALKQRLREQQPLLPAALAFAPNCRDFCGLMAAAAISKTCASCIAYPHEVIRTRLREEGSRYRSFVQTLRLVVHEEGPLALYRGLLAQMMRQIPNTAIMMATYELIIHLATKV